A part of Abyssisolibacter fermentans genomic DNA contains:
- a CDS encoding PLP-dependent aminotransferase family protein: protein MRFSIKMDRLKASAIRAVQKKIVSKPGVISFAAGLPDPDLFPMDDLRQATLNVIDNKGKTAFQYGLTKGYAPLLEKLAERLNEKELINCTKENVTMTTGSQQGLSLAAMMFIDEGDIVLTESPSYLGGINACRPYGAVFMGVDTDDEGMVIADLEKKLKENDSVKIIYVIPNFQNPTGKAWSYNRRKEFMEVVNKYDVVVVEDNPYGEIRFKGEFIPSLKSMDTQNKVMYLGSFSKILCPGLRVAYICADKAIANYAEKLKEGLDLQCNQFAQLQVYEYMTTYDIDKHVEKIQRLYKEKCDAMIEHIKNDFPKSIKYTDPEGGMFMWLELPEGMDANLLLDEAIKRGVAFIPGAPFYANDGAKNTIRLNYTVPSIEEIHKGMKIFSDLLKEVCK, encoded by the coding sequence ATGAGATTTTCAATTAAAATGGATAGGTTAAAGGCTTCAGCAATAAGAGCTGTACAGAAAAAAATAGTTAGCAAGCCAGGAGTAATATCATTTGCTGCGGGTTTGCCTGATCCGGATTTATTTCCGATGGATGATTTAAGACAAGCAACTTTAAATGTAATAGACAATAAAGGAAAGACAGCTTTTCAATATGGACTTACAAAAGGCTATGCTCCATTACTAGAAAAACTAGCAGAGAGATTAAATGAAAAAGAACTAATTAATTGTACTAAAGAAAACGTTACCATGACTACTGGTTCTCAGCAAGGATTATCACTTGCTGCTATGATGTTTATTGATGAAGGCGATATTGTATTGACAGAAAGCCCTAGTTATCTTGGTGGGATTAATGCATGTAGACCTTATGGTGCAGTTTTTATGGGTGTTGATACTGATGATGAAGGTATGGTAATTGCTGATTTAGAAAAGAAATTAAAAGAAAATGATAGTGTTAAGATTATTTATGTAATACCTAATTTTCAGAATCCTACTGGAAAGGCATGGTCATATAACAGAAGAAAAGAATTTATGGAAGTAGTCAATAAATATGATGTAGTAGTTGTTGAGGATAATCCTTATGGAGAAATCAGATTTAAGGGAGAATTTATACCAAGTTTAAAATCAATGGATACTCAGAACAAAGTTATGTACCTTGGATCTTTTTCAAAGATTCTATGTCCTGGGCTAAGAGTTGCTTATATATGTGCTGATAAGGCAATTGCAAACTATGCAGAGAAATTAAAAGAAGGTCTAGATTTACAATGTAACCAATTTGCTCAGCTTCAGGTATATGAATATATGACTACATATGATATTGACAAACATGTAGAGAAAATACAGCGTTTATACAAAGAAAAATGTGATGCAATGATTGAACACATAAAAAATGATTTTCCTAAATCAATTAAGTATACAGATCCAGAAGGCGGAATGTTTATGTGGTTAGAACTTCCAGAAGGTATGGATGCAAATTTATTATTAGATGAAGCTATAAAGCGAGGAGTAGCTTTTATTCCTGGTGCTCCATTCTATGCAAATGATGGAGCAAAAAATACTATTAGATTAAATTACACAGTACCATCTATAGAAGAAATTCACAAGGGGATGAAAATATTCTCAGATTTATTAAAAGAAGTCTGTAAATAG
- a CDS encoding bifunctional enoyl-CoA hydratase/phosphate acetyltransferase, with amino-acid sequence MIKNFDELIKKVSKIKPSVVSVAVAEDEAVMTAVRDAARLGFIEPILVGNQEKIDEIANKIEFTNYKVIDCHNEEESIKTAVKLVRDGNAKILMKGLVNTATYMRGVLNRDYGLRTGRLLSLLAVYELPQYHKLIYCTDSGINVSPDLSQKKDIMTNVLLAMKNLGFENPKTAILTANEMVNPKVKSTVDAKDLVDMVDKGEIPSCIAEGPIAFDVAFDAYAAKHKGIDSKIAGDVDLLVFPNIETGNVLGKSWLKFNDAKWAGIVLGAKAPVILGSRSDTPEIKINSIALACLSADE; translated from the coding sequence ATGATTAAAAATTTTGATGAATTAATTAAAAAAGTTAGTAAGATTAAGCCTAGCGTTGTGAGTGTAGCTGTCGCTGAAGATGAGGCTGTTATGACTGCTGTACGAGACGCTGCAAGATTGGGCTTTATTGAACCAATTCTAGTAGGAAATCAAGAAAAAATAGATGAAATTGCTAATAAAATCGAATTTACAAATTATAAAGTAATTGACTGTCATAATGAAGAAGAATCAATAAAAACAGCTGTTAAACTCGTGAGAGATGGCAATGCAAAAATATTGATGAAGGGATTAGTCAATACAGCTACTTATATGCGTGGAGTGTTAAATAGAGATTATGGATTAAGAACGGGAAGATTATTGAGTTTGTTAGCAGTTTATGAATTGCCGCAGTATCATAAATTAATATATTGTACAGATAGTGGTATAAATGTATCTCCAGACTTATCTCAAAAAAAAGATATAATGACTAATGTACTGTTGGCAATGAAAAATCTCGGATTCGAAAATCCAAAGACTGCAATATTAACAGCTAATGAAATGGTGAATCCAAAGGTTAAATCTACTGTAGATGCTAAGGATTTAGTAGATATGGTGGACAAGGGTGAAATACCATCATGTATTGCAGAAGGACCAATTGCATTTGATGTAGCATTTGATGCATATGCTGCAAAACACAAAGGAATTGATAGTAAAATTGCCGGTGATGTAGACCTGCTAGTATTTCCTAATATCGAAACTGGTAACGTTTTAGGTAAATCATGGCTTAAATTTAATGATGCCAAATGGGCAGGAATAGTTCTAGGTGCAAAAGCTCCGGTAATACTTGGTTCAAGATCAGATACACCTGAAATAAAAATTAATTCAATAGCGTTGGCATGCTTATCAGCGGATGAATAG